In Flavobacterium cerinum, one genomic interval encodes:
- a CDS encoding BamA/OMP85 family outer membrane protein has translation MKQSSAIKKENVDLEKQANKLNNSPMLQKGIQLLFAILILGNISKINAQEQHTGPETGRQYILGGVNVTGKISYNEQTVVTFSGLEKGQMISVPGEDISNAIKKLWKLGLFNDINVYFNKIQGDSIFLELSIHELPKLQDVKFTGVKKGKSEEFIKDNDLKKGKVVNENLLTTTRNYIENKYKKDGYFNTKVTINTIATDSTDNHVNMVILVDKGKKVKVSDIEITGNHMMSASKIRKAMSNTKIKSPFNPMRLFKSSKYIKDKYKEDLTSVVEKYKEKGYRDARITSDTVTYNKDNNTVAIKLNVEEGKRYYFGDIRFLGNTVHTDRELRRLLGINRGDVYNGKILQERIANKKSPDAEDLTNLYQNNGYLFSNINPVEVRTANDTIDFEIRIVEGPIAYFNNVTVKGNDKTNDYVIYRELRTRPGQKWNKQDVIRTIRDLGALQFFDPEAIRPEVKNADPATGSVDVEWSVVEKGSSQVELQGGYGGGGFIGTLGLSFNNFSIKNIFNKNAYRPLPMGDGQKMSLRLQGSTYFQTYSISFQEPWLGGKKPVSFSTSISHSKQFLYNYQTRDVTRSQSFNITTLSVGLAKRLTIPDDYFQLSHVVSFQYYDLNNYNTGLFTFGNGSSKNLTYTIGLSRNSKGFNPIFPTYGSEFSISGKFTLPYSLFNGVDYGDLGNQEAYKLKNNGAGYLNSNNIFVPSGSYIDSNGNPVTNFRDAAADQSLVDQKKFNWLEYYKVKFKADWYTTIYNKLVLRSLGEFGFLGAYNQSRGLVPFERFYLGGDGLANFSMDGREVIQLRGYPNQSLTPIIQEGSQKGQQSGGTIYNKFSLELRYPITMNPSASIYGLTFLEAGASFDSFKSYNPFDLKRSAGFGLRVFMPAFGLLGIDFGYGFDALPGLTQKNGWETHFIIGQQF, from the coding sequence ATGAAGCAATCATCAGCTATCAAAAAAGAGAACGTAGATTTGGAAAAACAAGCGAACAAATTAAATAATTCACCAATGCTTCAAAAAGGAATACAACTACTTTTTGCCATTTTAATTTTAGGAAATATTTCCAAAATAAATGCTCAGGAACAGCATACCGGACCTGAAACAGGTCGCCAATACATACTAGGAGGAGTAAATGTTACCGGTAAAATCAGTTATAACGAACAGACAGTTGTTACCTTTTCCGGTTTGGAAAAAGGACAAATGATTAGCGTTCCGGGTGAAGACATCAGTAATGCGATCAAAAAACTTTGGAAGCTTGGGTTATTCAACGACATCAACGTATATTTCAATAAAATACAAGGAGACAGTATCTTCCTGGAATTAAGCATTCACGAATTACCAAAACTACAGGATGTAAAATTCACCGGTGTTAAAAAAGGAAAAAGTGAAGAATTCATTAAAGACAACGACCTTAAAAAAGGGAAAGTGGTTAATGAAAACTTACTGACTACTACACGTAACTACATCGAAAACAAATATAAAAAAGACGGTTATTTTAACACTAAAGTAACCATTAACACCATTGCCACCGACTCAACCGACAATCATGTAAACATGGTTATTCTTGTAGATAAAGGCAAAAAAGTAAAAGTTTCCGATATCGAAATTACCGGAAACCATATGATGTCTGCTTCCAAAATACGGAAGGCGATGAGTAACACTAAGATTAAAAGTCCGTTTAACCCGATGCGTCTTTTCAAATCTTCAAAATACATCAAAGACAAATACAAAGAAGATTTAACTTCAGTAGTCGAGAAATATAAGGAAAAAGGATACCGTGACGCCCGAATCACTTCGGACACAGTAACCTATAACAAAGACAATAATACCGTAGCCATCAAACTAAATGTTGAAGAAGGAAAACGTTACTATTTCGGTGACATCCGTTTCCTTGGAAACACGGTTCATACCGATCGTGAGTTAAGACGACTATTAGGAATCAACAGAGGTGACGTATACAACGGAAAAATACTTCAGGAACGTATTGCGAACAAGAAAAGTCCGGATGCAGAAGATCTTACCAACCTGTATCAGAACAACGGTTACCTGTTCTCGAACATCAACCCTGTTGAAGTACGTACAGCAAACGATACTATCGATTTCGAAATCCGAATTGTAGAAGGTCCGATTGCTTATTTCAACAATGTTACCGTAAAAGGAAATGATAAAACAAACGATTATGTTATCTATCGTGAGTTGCGTACACGTCCGGGACAAAAATGGAACAAACAAGATGTAATCCGTACTATCCGTGACTTAGGAGCTTTACAATTCTTTGATCCGGAAGCAATCCGTCCGGAAGTGAAAAACGCCGATCCTGCAACCGGAAGTGTTGACGTGGAATGGAGCGTAGTTGAAAAAGGATCCAGCCAGGTAGAATTACAAGGTGGTTACGGTGGAGGTGGTTTCATCGGAACTCTGGGATTATCTTTCAATAACTTCTCCATTAAAAATATATTTAATAAAAACGCTTATCGTCCATTACCAATGGGTGACGGACAAAAGATGTCATTACGTTTACAAGGTAGTACCTATTTCCAAACCTACAGTATTTCCTTCCAGGAGCCATGGTTAGGTGGTAAAAAACCGGTGAGTTTCTCGACTTCGATTTCACACAGTAAACAGTTTTTATACAACTACCAGACACGTGATGTAACTCGTAGCCAAAGTTTCAACATTACAACTTTATCAGTTGGTTTAGCAAAACGTCTTACAATCCCGGATGATTATTTCCAATTATCGCACGTTGTGAGTTTCCAATATTATGATTTGAACAATTATAACACAGGATTATTTACATTTGGTAACGGATCATCTAAAAACCTTACCTATACAATTGGTTTAAGTCGTAACAGTAAAGGTTTCAACCCGATTTTCCCAACTTATGGTTCAGAATTTAGTATTTCTGGAAAATTTACCTTACCTTACTCGTTATTTAACGGAGTAGATTACGGTGATTTAGGAAATCAGGAAGCCTATAAATTGAAAAATAACGGTGCCGGATATCTGAACTCAAACAATATTTTTGTACCATCAGGTTCTTATATTGATTCAAACGGTAACCCGGTAACTAATTTCAGAGATGCAGCTGCTGATCAGTCTTTAGTAGATCAAAAGAAATTTAATTGGTTGGAATATTACAAAGTAAAATTCAAAGCCGATTGGTATACAACAATTTATAACAAATTAGTATTGCGTTCTTTAGGAGAATTCGGTTTCCTTGGAGCTTACAACCAATCCAGAGGATTAGTACCGTTTGAGCGTTTCTATTTAGGTGGTGACGGATTAGCTAACTTCTCGATGGACGGACGTGAGGTAATTCAGTTACGCGGATACCCGAATCAATCCTTAACTCCGATCATTCAGGAAGGTTCTCAAAAAGGACAACAATCCGGAGGAACCATTTACAACAAGTTCTCATTAGAATTACGATACCCGATTACCATGAATCCATCAGCTTCAATTTACGGATTAACATTCCTGGAAGCCGGTGCTTCATTTGATTCATTCAAATCCTATAATCCGTTTGACCTGAAACGTTCTGCCGGATTCGGATTACGAGTATTCATGCCGGCATTCGGTTTATTAGGAATCGATTTCGGATACGGATTCGATGCGTTACCGGGACTAACACAAAAGAATGGTTGGGAAACGCACTTTATCATTGGACAACAGTTTTAA
- a CDS encoding pyridoxine 5'-phosphate synthase, with the protein MTKLSVNINKIATLRNSRGGNVPDLLQVARDIQKFGGEGITVHPRPDERHIRYQDARDLVAVVHTEYNIEGNPVKKFMDLVLETKPTQVTLVPDADDALTSNAGWDTIKHKDFLKEVIAEFKRNGIRTSIFVDPVLEMVAGAKETGTDRIELYTEEFAHQYGLGNLKGIEPYAAAAAMATELELGVNAGHDLSLDNIKFFKENIPGLLEVSIGHALISESIYLGLENVVNMYLQRLK; encoded by the coding sequence ATGACAAAGCTTTCGGTAAATATCAATAAAATAGCGACTTTACGAAATTCAAGAGGTGGGAATGTGCCGGACCTGTTACAGGTAGCAAGAGATATTCAGAAATTTGGCGGAGAGGGAATCACTGTTCACCCAAGACCGGACGAACGCCATATTCGTTATCAGGATGCACGTGATTTAGTTGCGGTTGTTCATACAGAATATAATATTGAAGGGAATCCGGTAAAGAAATTTATGGATCTTGTATTGGAAACCAAGCCTACTCAGGTGACATTGGTTCCGGATGCAGATGACGCGTTAACGTCAAATGCGGGGTGGGATACCATAAAACACAAGGATTTTTTAAAAGAAGTGATTGCCGAGTTTAAGCGAAATGGGATTCGTACTTCAATTTTTGTAGATCCTGTTTTGGAGATGGTGGCCGGAGCTAAAGAAACCGGAACAGATCGTATCGAATTGTATACCGAGGAGTTCGCCCATCAATATGGATTGGGTAACTTAAAAGGAATTGAACCTTATGCGGCGGCGGCGGCAATGGCTACTGAGCTGGAACTGGGTGTAAATGCCGGACACGATTTGAGTCTGGATAATATTAAATTCTTTAAAGAAAATATTCCGGGATTGTTAGAAGTTTCCATCGGGCATGCATTGATTTCTGAATCCATCTATCTGGGTTTGGAAAATGTAGTGAATATGTATTTACAAAGATTAAAGTAA
- the porG gene encoding type IX secretion system protein PorG translates to MSRILIAFLLVFTYTNSHAQINELGLFLGGSNYVGDVGPTNYIAPKDFSFGILYKWNRSTRHSYRISYTQGKISGSDADSKVSGRRDRGYSFENSVKELSLALEFNFFDFDLHNSGPMTTPYITTGVSLFRYDELYVLNGKTRTDDSRNAFAIPIIAGIKTRLTDHFILGLEVGARYTFTDNLDGSNPKNDQFKRLQFGNLNSNDWYIFSGITLTYTFGQNPCFCAE, encoded by the coding sequence ATGAGTCGAATCCTTATTGCATTTTTACTGGTATTTACCTATACAAATTCGCATGCTCAGATTAATGAGCTGGGTCTTTTTTTAGGCGGAAGCAACTATGTAGGAGACGTGGGGCCAACCAATTACATTGCTCCAAAAGATTTTAGCTTCGGAATTTTATACAAATGGAACCGTAGCACAAGACACTCGTACAGAATTTCTTATACTCAGGGAAAAATAAGCGGAAGTGATGCCGATTCGAAGGTTTCCGGAAGAAGAGACCGGGGTTACAGCTTTGAAAATTCCGTAAAAGAATTATCTTTAGCACTCGAATTCAACTTTTTTGATTTCGATTTACATAATTCCGGGCCAATGACTACTCCTTATATTACAACCGGAGTAAGCTTGTTCCGCTATGATGAATTGTATGTATTAAACGGCAAAACCCGTACAGATGATTCCCGAAATGCCTTTGCTATCCCGATTATTGCCGGGATCAAAACCAGGTTGACGGATCATTTTATTCTCGGGCTTGAAGTAGGTGCACGTTATACATTTACAGACAATTTAGACGGAAGCAATCCAAAAAACGATCAGTTCAAACGATTGCAGTTCGGGAATCTAAACAGTAACGACTGGTATATTTTTTCAGGGATCACCTTAACGTATACGTTTGGTCAAAACCCATGTTTTTGTGCAGAATAA
- a CDS encoding PorP/SprF family type IX secretion system membrane protein: protein MNIFKKRYLVLALFLSQMSFAQEGIAVYSDYLSDNYYLIHPSMAGAANCGKIRLTARQQWFGQDDAPALQTLSFNTSVGEQSGIGIIAFNDKNGYHSQMGGKITYAHHIRFSRGVNDLNQLSFGMSAGLVQSTLDESKFGNEYDPIVAGMKQKDSYFNVDLGASYFYLDFFTHFTVKNAVSNKRDIYTDIESDNLRKYLWSAGYVFGNSDNGLSWEPSFMLQYVDKTKEKTFDINLKVYKEMEFGKLWGGLSYRRSFDGAQFVADNSVSDQKLQYITPIVGVNYKNFMFSYTYSHLTGDVKFDNSGFHQITLGINLFCKREPYDCHCPAVN, encoded by the coding sequence ATGAATATTTTTAAAAAACGTTATTTAGTTTTAGCATTATTTTTATCCCAAATGTCTTTCGCGCAGGAAGGGATTGCAGTTTATTCTGATTATTTATCAGATAACTATTATTTGATTCACCCTTCAATGGCGGGAGCGGCTAATTGTGGGAAGATTCGTTTAACGGCCAGACAACAATGGTTCGGACAGGATGATGCACCTGCATTGCAGACTTTGAGTTTTAATACCAGTGTAGGAGAACAATCAGGTATTGGTATTATTGCATTTAATGATAAGAATGGTTATCATTCACAAATGGGAGGTAAAATTACATATGCTCACCATATTCGTTTTTCAAGAGGTGTTAACGATTTGAATCAATTATCATTTGGTATGAGTGCCGGTTTGGTACAAAGTACATTAGATGAATCTAAATTCGGAAATGAGTATGATCCGATTGTAGCAGGTATGAAACAGAAGGATTCTTATTTTAATGTGGATCTTGGGGCGTCTTACTTCTACTTGGATTTCTTTACGCATTTCACCGTTAAGAACGCGGTATCGAATAAACGTGATATTTACACGGATATCGAAAGTGATAACTTAAGAAAATATTTGTGGAGTGCCGGTTATGTTTTTGGAAACAGTGATAACGGATTGTCATGGGAGCCCTCTTTCATGTTGCAGTACGTGGATAAAACAAAAGAGAAAACGTTTGATATCAACCTAAAAGTTTACAAGGAAATGGAATTCGGTAAGCTATGGGGTGGTTTGTCATATAGAAGAAGTTTCGACGGAGCACAGTTTGTAGCCGATAACAGTGTAAGTGATCAAAAACTACAATATATTACACCTATAGTTGGGGTGAACTACAAAAACTTTATGTTCTCATATACGTATTCACACCTGACAGGAGATGTTAAATTTGATAATTCAGGATTCCACCAAATTACATTGGGGATCAACTTATTCTGTAAGCGTGAACCATACGATTGTCACTGTCCTGCAGTTAACTAA
- a CDS encoding NAD kinase, with amino-acid sequence MKIAIYGYYYQKNTEEIIHKVFDVFKNYETEVVFETDFHTILLEKGIITTSFPTFSNHTQLDSSVDFFISIGGDGTMLRAATFVKNKNIPIVGINAGRLGFLANVQQDAIEHLLPLLFEKKYKISQRSLLSLECYPEECNIYDLNFALNEITVSRKDTTSMITIETCLNGEYLTSYWADGLIISTPTGSTGYSLSCGGPVITPDVKCIIITPIAPHNLNVRPLIISDETEIKLKVSGREPQFLVSLDSGTKAIDNETEIHIKKAPFTINMVEFPEEGFLKTLRNKLLWGEDKRN; translated from the coding sequence ATGAAAATAGCAATTTACGGTTATTACTATCAAAAAAACACTGAAGAGATTATCCATAAAGTTTTTGATGTTTTTAAAAACTACGAAACTGAGGTGGTTTTTGAAACCGACTTTCATACGATATTACTGGAAAAAGGAATCATAACTACGTCATTTCCTACATTTTCCAACCACACCCAACTCGATAGTTCCGTTGACTTTTTTATCAGTATCGGTGGCGACGGTACGATGTTGCGTGCTGCTACTTTTGTAAAAAATAAAAACATTCCGATAGTCGGCATCAATGCCGGGCGTCTGGGTTTTTTAGCGAATGTACAGCAAGACGCGATTGAACATTTACTTCCGTTACTATTTGAAAAGAAATATAAAATTTCGCAACGCTCTTTATTAAGTCTGGAATGTTATCCGGAAGAATGTAACATTTACGATCTTAATTTTGCATTAAACGAAATTACAGTTTCCCGAAAAGACACAACTTCGATGATCACAATTGAAACCTGTCTGAACGGAGAATACCTTACTTCTTATTGGGCAGACGGACTGATTATTTCCACTCCAACCGGATCTACCGGTTATTCGCTAAGTTGCGGTGGTCCGGTGATTACTCCGGATGTAAAATGCATCATCATAACTCCTATAGCACCACATAATTTAAATGTACGCCCTTTGATTATTTCAGATGAAACTGAAATCAAGCTTAAAGTCTCCGGCAGAGAACCGCAATTCCTTGTATCGTTAGACTCCGGCACCAAAGCAATTGACAACGAAACGGAGATTCATATCAAAAAGGCACCTTTTACCATAAATATGGTTGAGTTTCCGGAAGAAGGCTTCTTAAAAACATTACGCAACAAACTTCTTTGGGGCGAAGACAAAAGAAATTAA
- a CDS encoding OmpH family outer membrane protein gives MKKYFLLALVTFATLSANAQSRGIRIGYIDMEYILEKAPEYAEAKNQLELKAQGWKQEIEAKKNEINKLKESLKTEKVLLTKELISEREDEIKFLENEMLDYQQKRFGPQGDLMTQKTMLVKPIQDQVFNAVQDIAEAKKYDFVFDKSSDLTMLFAAQRFDISDQVLRVLTRSQKKEQLTKKQQKELEAQERKEDMDSANPDQVERQRKIDERKAAREKLIADRKAALEAKKLEQEEKRKQLLEDRKAKQGGNKTESKQTDNKTENKQPDGSTVTTPAADPKADIKAAQQEAREKQAQERQQKIEERKKALEEKKQRILEEREKAKKEREEKLKNKTTENKSEN, from the coding sequence ATGAAAAAATATTTTTTATTGGCACTTGTAACTTTTGCTACCTTATCAGCAAATGCGCAAAGCAGAGGTATTCGTATAGGTTATATCGACATGGAATATATTCTGGAAAAAGCACCGGAATATGCCGAAGCGAAAAACCAACTTGAATTAAAAGCACAAGGCTGGAAACAGGAGATCGAAGCCAAAAAAAATGAAATAAACAAATTAAAGGAAAGCCTTAAAACAGAAAAGGTTTTGCTTACTAAGGAGTTAATCTCTGAAAGAGAAGATGAGATTAAATTCCTTGAAAACGAAATGTTGGATTATCAGCAAAAACGTTTTGGTCCGCAAGGTGATTTGATGACGCAGAAAACCATGTTGGTTAAGCCAATTCAGGATCAGGTTTTCAATGCTGTACAGGACATTGCTGAAGCCAAAAAGTATGATTTTGTATTTGACAAATCATCTGATCTGACGATGCTTTTTGCTGCACAACGTTTTGACATCAGTGATCAGGTTTTACGTGTATTAACCCGTTCTCAGAAAAAAGAACAGCTGACCAAAAAACAGCAAAAAGAACTGGAAGCACAGGAACGTAAAGAAGATATGGACAGTGCTAATCCGGATCAGGTAGAACGTCAACGTAAAATTGATGAGCGAAAAGCAGCTCGTGAAAAATTAATCGCTGATCGTAAAGCGGCCTTAGAAGCGAAGAAACTGGAACAGGAAGAAAAGAGAAAACAGTTACTTGAAGACAGAAAAGCGAAACAAGGCGGTAACAAAACAGAAAGTAAACAGACTGATAATAAAACGGAGAACAAACAACCGGACGGAAGTACTGTAACCACTCCGGCTGCTGATCCGAAAGCCGACATTAAAGCGGCACAACAGGAAGCTCGTGAAAAACAAGCACAGGAACGTCAGCAAAAAATTGAAGAGCGTAAAAAAGCTTTGGAAGAGAAAAAACAAAGAATTTTAGAAGAAAGAGAAAAAGCTAAAAAAGAACGCGAAGAAAAATTGAAAAATAAGACAACAGAAAATAAATCAGAAAATTAA
- a CDS encoding OmpH family outer membrane protein codes for MKQLKTLLIAAALFIGASQTISAQAKVAHINVSDLMTNYPDMKTAQAQVKKIGETYDAQYKTMVSEYQAKLKKYESEAATVTEAINETRSKEMQDMGQRIQQYRENAGKELQQKELDLVKPIMEKARAAIQKVAKTKGYQYVLDSTDGSGVILADGPDLLGDVKKELGFK; via the coding sequence ATGAAACAGTTAAAAACTTTACTTATCGCTGCTGCACTTTTCATTGGTGCGAGTCAAACTATTTCCGCTCAGGCAAAAGTAGCTCATATCAACGTAAGTGATTTGATGACGAACTACCCGGACATGAAAACAGCACAGGCTCAAGTGAAAAAAATTGGTGAGACATACGATGCACAATATAAAACTATGGTTAGTGAGTATCAAGCCAAATTGAAAAAATACGAGTCAGAAGCAGCAACTGTAACTGAGGCTATAAACGAAACACGTTCTAAAGAAATGCAGGACATGGGACAAAGAATCCAACAATACAGAGAGAATGCAGGAAAAGAATTACAACAAAAAGAATTAGATCTTGTAAAACCAATTATGGAAAAAGCAAGAGCTGCTATCCAAAAAGTTGCTAAAACTAAAGGATACCAGTATGTTTTAGATTCTACAGACGGAAGTGGTGTAATTTTAGCTGATGGTCCGGATTTGCTAGGAGATGTTAAAAAAGAATTAGGATTTAAATAA
- the murI gene encoding glutamate racemase, translating to MSSKNPIGLFDSGVGGISIWKELHQLLPHESTIYLADNKNAPYGQKSKEDIIRLSSKNVDYLIERGCKMVIVACNTATTNAIKELRAQYDIPFIGIEPAIKPAASQTKTETIGILATKGTLNSELFHKAVSNYKHLNIIEQVGYNLVQLIENGDLESEEIKELLKTYLDPMVAANMDYLVLGCTHYPFLIPQIREIIPHHIKIIDSGEAVAKQTKNILEQNDLLNTSGEVSQHLFYTNSKANVLKKLLGPEYAENVMFTDF from the coding sequence ATGAGTAGTAAAAATCCCATAGGCCTATTCGACTCCGGTGTCGGAGGCATATCGATCTGGAAAGAGTTACACCAACTCCTCCCGCATGAAAGTACCATCTATTTAGCCGATAATAAAAACGCTCCTTACGGCCAGAAAAGCAAAGAAGATATTATTCGGTTAAGCTCTAAAAACGTAGACTATCTCATCGAACGCGGTTGTAAAATGGTAATTGTAGCCTGTAATACTGCAACAACTAATGCCATTAAAGAATTACGCGCTCAATATGACATCCCCTTTATCGGTATTGAACCGGCTATTAAACCGGCAGCCAGTCAGACCAAGACCGAAACAATTGGAATATTAGCTACAAAAGGTACCTTAAACAGTGAGTTATTCCACAAAGCAGTATCCAACTACAAACACCTCAATATAATTGAACAGGTGGGCTATAATCTTGTCCAATTGATTGAAAACGGTGATCTGGAATCCGAAGAGATTAAAGAATTATTAAAAACCTATCTTGACCCGATGGTAGCAGCTAATATGGATTATCTCGTATTAGGTTGCACTCATTATCCGTTTTTGATTCCTCAGATAAGAGAAATCATACCGCATCATATCAAGATTATCGACTCAGGTGAAGCTGTTGCCAAGCAAACCAAAAACATATTGGAGCAAAACGATCTTTTAAACACATCCGGCGAAGTAAGTCAACATTTATTTTACACCAATTCAAAAGCAAATGTGCTGAAAAAACTTTTAGGTCCGGAATATGCTGAGAATGTAATGTTCACCGATTTTTAA
- a CDS encoding isoprenyl transferase has product MDLENTINKENLPKHLAIIMDGNGRWAKQKGMLRAFGHENGTKSVRTTVECCAKLGIEYLTLYAFSTENWNRPKVEVETLMKLLVKSLKSELPTLQKNKIRLNCIGSIQHLPESVRRELFEVIEKTQDNDRMTLTLALSYGSREEIVSAVKNICDKVKNNIISSAHIDESIINQHLYTHNLPDVDLVIRTSGEHRISNFLLWQIAYAEFYFTDVLWPDFREKDLYEAIISYQKRERRFGKTSEQIK; this is encoded by the coding sequence ATGGATTTAGAAAATACAATTAATAAAGAGAACCTTCCCAAACATTTAGCCATCATTATGGATGGTAACGGTCGTTGGGCAAAACAGAAAGGAATGCTTCGTGCCTTTGGCCATGAAAACGGGACCAAATCGGTGCGAACAACCGTTGAATGTTGTGCCAAATTAGGGATTGAATATCTTACTCTTTACGCTTTTTCAACTGAAAACTGGAACCGTCCAAAAGTTGAAGTAGAGACACTAATGAAACTCCTTGTTAAGTCTCTGAAAAGCGAACTTCCTACATTACAGAAAAATAAAATCCGATTAAACTGCATCGGTTCAATTCAGCATTTACCGGAATCCGTACGCAGGGAACTTTTTGAAGTAATCGAAAAAACACAGGACAACGACAGAATGACGCTAACACTGGCATTAAGCTACGGTTCACGCGAAGAAATTGTCTCTGCTGTAAAAAACATCTGTGATAAAGTTAAAAATAATATAATTTCATCAGCCCATATTGATGAATCAATTATAAATCAGCATCTTTACACGCATAATTTACCCGATGTAGACCTAGTAATCAGAACAAGCGGAGAACACCGTATAAGCAACTTTTTGTTATGGCAAATTGCTTATGCCGAGTTCTACTTTACTGACGTATTATGGCCTGATTTTAGAGAAAAAGATTTATATGAAGCAATCATCAGCTATCAAAAAAGAGAACGTAGATTTGGAAAAACAAGCGAACAAATTAAATAA
- a CDS encoding gamma carbonic anhydrase family protein codes for MIIKEVRGKYPQIPEDCYVAENATIVGDVTFGASCSVWFNAVIRGDVHFITIGDKVNIQDGAVIHCTYQKHPTIIGNNVSIGHNAIVHGCTIKDNVLIGMGAIVMDNCVIESNAIVAAGSVVTQNTVVESGTIYAGIPAKKVKDINASDFAGEIERISNNYVMYSSWFKE; via the coding sequence ATGATTATAAAAGAAGTTAGAGGTAAATATCCTCAGATTCCGGAAGATTGTTATGTGGCCGAAAATGCAACGATAGTCGGTGATGTGACTTTTGGTGCTTCTTGCAGTGTTTGGTTTAATGCTGTTATAAGAGGTGATGTTCATTTTATTACGATAGGGGATAAGGTAAATATCCAGGATGGAGCAGTGATTCATTGTACCTATCAGAAGCATCCTACGATTATCGGGAATAATGTTTCGATTGGGCATAATGCTATTGTTCACGGTTGTACAATTAAAGATAATGTGCTCATTGGAATGGGGGCTATAGTGATGGATAATTGTGTAATCGAAAGTAATGCTATAGTTGCAGCGGGATCTGTAGTAACACAGAATACTGTGGTTGAATCCGGGACGATTTACGCGGGAATTCCGGCTAAGAAGGTTAAAGATATCAATGCTTCGGATTTCGCCGGGGAAATCGAGCGTATTTCGAATAATTACGTGATGTATTCAAGTTGGTTTAAAGAGTAG
- a CDS encoding CBS domain-containing protein has product MTEISDYIIKEINPLHTDESIETAQDLFLEFPYSHFPIVENGIYIGCIGAHDVELLDHDMKIGDFRYTFERFFVRKDTMWLDVLEVFAKNEANLIPVLDHDNNYLGYYEMDDIIRFFHETPFLREEGGILIVEKGAAEYSMSEISQIVETNNARILGLFISKADLDRVQITIKISLGGLNEIIQTFRRYNYEIVSEHQEDAYLNNLKDRSDYLDKYLNI; this is encoded by the coding sequence ATGACTGAAATTTCAGACTATATCATTAAGGAAATCAATCCGCTTCACACCGATGAAAGCATTGAAACCGCTCAGGATCTTTTCCTGGAATTCCCTTACAGCCACTTTCCTATCGTTGAGAACGGTATCTACATAGGCTGTATCGGAGCCCATGATGTGGAATTGCTGGATCACGACATGAAAATCGGTGATTTCCGTTATACTTTCGAACGTTTTTTTGTTCGTAAAGACACGATGTGGCTTGATGTTCTGGAAGTTTTTGCTAAAAACGAAGCCAATCTGATACCTGTATTAGACCACGATAATAACTATCTGGGCTATTATGAGATGGATGATATCATTCGTTTTTTCCATGAAACTCCGTTTTTAAGAGAAGAAGGCGGTATTCTTATTGTCGAAAAAGGAGCAGCGGAATACAGCATGAGTGAAATCAGTCAGATCGTTGAAACCAACAATGCACGTATCTTAGGCTTATTCATTTCTAAAGCCGATCTGGATCGCGTTCAGATTACCATCAAAATCAGTTTGGGCGGATTAAACGAAATCATTCAGACTTTCCGCCGTTACAATTATGAAATAGTTTCCGAACATCAGGAAGATGCTTACCTGAACAATCTAAAAGACCGATCGGATTATCTGGATAAATATTTAAACATTTAA